The proteins below are encoded in one region of Dioscorea cayenensis subsp. rotundata cultivar TDr96_F1 chromosome 18, TDr96_F1_v2_PseudoChromosome.rev07_lg8_w22 25.fasta, whole genome shotgun sequence:
- the LOC120281641 gene encoding protein LIGHT-DEPENDENT SHORT HYPOCOTYLS 5-like, translated as MDPSLPTPPPPPPSSSSSSQHQQQQQQQHQQQQQQQPSRYEAQKRRDWNTFQQYLRNHKPPLALSRCSGAHVIEFLKYLDQFGKTKVHSSSCPYFSNPNPPAPCSCPLRQAWGSLDALIGRLRAAFEESGGRPESNPFAARAVRIYLREVRETQARARGIPYEKKKRKRLPPSSSSSAAAATTTAASSSSAPPPPLLATADAATAPNSDDHQPGASSAS; from the coding sequence ATGGATCCTTCTCTTCctactcctcctcctcctcctccttcttcttcctcttcttcacaacatcaacagcaacagcaacagcaacatcaacagcaacaacaacagcaaccaAGTAGGTACGAAGCgcaaaaaagaagagattggAACACTTTCCAGCAATACTTGAGGAATCACAAACCACCACTAGCTCTCTCACGCTGCAGCGGAGCTCATGTCATCGAGTTCCTCAAATATCTAGACCAGTTCGGCAAAACTAAGGTTCACTCTTCTTCTTGCCCTTACTTCTCCAACCCCAACCCTCCAGCCCCTTGTTCTTGCCCTCTCCGCCAAGCCTGGGGTTCTCTCGACGCTCTCATCGGCCGTCTCCGTGCTGCTTTCGAGGAATCCGGTGGCCGTCCTGAATCCAACCCTTTTGCCGCTCGCGCTGTCCGCATCTATCTCCGTGAAGTCCGTGAAACCCAAGCTCGCGCTCGTGGCATCCCTTACGAGAAGAAGAAGCGGAAACGCCTTcctccttcttcctcctcctccgccgccgccgccaccacaaCCGCCGCTTCCTCCTCttctgctcctcctcctcctcttcttgcTACTGCTGATGCTGCTACTGCTCCAAACTCAGATGATCATCAACCTGGTGCTTCTTCTGCTTCTTGA